From Candidatus Paceibacterota bacterium:
AACTCGACGTGGCTTGGGTGGACGGCAACCGTTGTGGGGGGCTGGTGTGACATCAGAGATGGCACCAACTTCCAAACCAGCAGCCTGTAATGAACGAATTGCAGTCTCACGTCCAGAGCCTGGACCCTTGACGAAAACATCGACTTTCTTCAAACCGTGCTCCTGTGCGCGACGAGCAGCAGCTTCTGCAGCCAACTGCGCGGCGAACGGAGTTGATTTACGTGAACCTTTGTAGCCAACCTGGCCTGATGAAGCCCATGAAATAACGGCACCGGTTGTGTCGGTGATGGAAATAATCGTGTTGTTGAAGGTGCTCTTAATGTGAGCATGACCGACAGCAATGTTCTTCTTCTCCTTCTTGCGAAGTTTTACTTTGCCTTTAGCGCCTTTTGCGGCGCCGGCTTTAGCTTTAGGAGCGGCCATTACTTAGTCACCTTCTTCTTGCCAGCAATTGCTTTACGAGGACCCTTACGCGTACGTGCGTTGGTGTGTGTACGTTGACCGCGAACAGGAAGTCCCTTGCGGTGACGAATACCTTGATAGCTCTGGATTTCAACCTTGCGTCGAATGTCTCCAGCGATTTCGCGACGTAGGTCGCCCTCGATCTTGAAGTTAGCTTCGATGAATTCACGAAGTTTCGCGAGCTCTGGCTCTTGCAGATCCTTAACGCGAACATCTGGACTAATGCCAGTTGCCGCCAATGTTTTTTGTGAACGAGTAAGACCCATTCCGAAGATATAGGTGAGCGCAATCTCAACGCGTTTTTCACGCGGAAGATCGACACCGACAAGACGTGCCATGTATTCAACCATTCAGTAATCCGACAGGTCCTCCGCAATGCTCCCCATCAATTGATGAGCCTCAGCCTGTCGGACCAAGGGTCTGCTCTCTTAATCTTTCGATTAATCAAGCAGTCGCATCACGCGCTTGCTCTACTTCAAAATCAGAGAATTAACCCTGACGTTGCTTGTGTCGGAGGTTGTCGCAGATAACCATGACGCGACCTTTGCGACGGATAACTTTGCACTTATCGCAAATCTTCTTCACGCTTGGCTTAACTTTCATGACTGCCCTCCTTCTACTTGTAGCGGTAAACAATCCGACCTCTTGTGAGGTCATACGGACTCAACTCCACGATGACACGGTCAGCTGGAAGAATACGAATGTAGTTCTTTCGCATCTTCCCACTGATGTGAGCGAGGATCCTGTGCCCGTTAGTTAACTCAACACGAAACATCGCATTAGGCAGAGCTTCGGCAACGGTGCCCTCGATTTCGATAGCACCATCTTTCTTGGCCAAGCGATACCTTCTTTTCTGTGACTGTTCGTGAGTGCTTCTTGCGAAGCGAAGGGTAAGTCTAAAGCCAGGCGTGGGTATAAGGGAAATCGGTGCCAAATTGCCCAATTTCGCGCATCCGCCACATGAGACTTACACCACAGTGACCTTCCCACCCAAGGACAGAACTCCAAGATCGCCGCGTCCAACCAAGGCTGCCGGTCGAGTCGTCATACTGGCCAGAACTGAATCAAATGGGACTCCAAGGGCCAAAAGTCGCTGAAATGACTCTTTTAAAGACCCAACTCCCCCTGCCAGGACCCCATCGGAGCGAACAGCCCGGCCATCCCTTACCGTCACCATAAAGGTGCCAAAGGGGAACGTTCCCTCTCCCAACCCTGCGGGTGAAACCGCGTCATTGGTAACGATAAAACGGTCCGGTGCATTTTCCACTGTGTAGCGGACCAATTCGTCGGTGAGATGCACGCCATCAACAATGAGTTGGATTGCGATCTCCTCCCGCTCAAGTGCTACTCCTGCAAGCCCAACACCTGGAGTCTGATCCTTGCTCATAGCATTCCAAATATGAGTCACAGTTGTCGCGCCTGCATCAAACCCGGCATGCGCTTCTTGCGTTGTGGCATTGGAGTGACCCAACGAAACAATCACACCCATCTGCGATAAGAATCTAATGGCATCCAAAGCGCCAGGAATTTCAGGTGCGAGAGTAACCATGGTGACCGTCCCAGCACTGAGATATTTTCCTAACAACTCCTGCGTTGGCTGAGCCAAGAAATTTGTTGGATGCGCTCCAGGTTTCTCTGGCGATAGAAACGGTCCCTCAAGATGGATACCGATCACTTCGGCCTCGTCGTCTTGAGGCGATCGGCGAACTTCCTCGATCAATTTCATGACTTCGACGGTTCTAATAAGTGGACCTGTGATCAACGTGGGCAAGTATGCGCCGACACCTTGCGAAAATAGTGAGCGTGAGACTTTGCGAATATCTTCGGCGCTCTGCGCCGTAAGTAGATCAACACCACCGTGCCCATTGACCTGTAGGTCAATAAAGGCCGGAACCGTTTGTATCATTGTCTGCTAGACCGTCTTGGTGACTTTTAACAAACCAACGGGAGCATCGGGATTCTTTCCCGCTGAAACTGCCAAGAAGAGGGCGAATAACTGCAATAGGACGCTATCGGCAATGACGGCATCCATTTCAGATAACTTCGATGCGCCGCCTAAGAAGGTTTCATTGGCAATCCGGGGAAATCCTGCACCAATCCAGTAGATGTGATTGGTGATCTCTCTGATCCTCTGCACCGTCACTGACATAGCATTCTCGGCGATTCCCATAGGAGCCAAGAAAATTACGCGCGAGCCACTATGAAGGGATGAAATTGGACCGTGCAGGTAGTCTGCTGAAGAAAATGATGCGACGGGGATCTTTACTGTCTCTTGAATCTTAAGAGCACACTCGTGAGCATTTGCATATGAATAACCTCGGCCCATCGTGGTGACGCCAGAGTCATAATCAAAATGTGAGGCGATATTCTCGATTGTTGGTGCTTGTTCAAGTGCCTTCTCCGTCTCTTCAATAAGTGCATCAAAATCAACCTTCTCGCCGCTCCAAACAGATACGAAAGTCCGAGCCACCAACAACTCGGCGGAATAACTCTTCGTGGCGGCAACTGCCTTCTCTGGGCCGGCATGCAGATACAAATGGCAGTGAGAGATCAATGCCAGTGGACTCTCTTTGTCGTTTGTCATTGCAAGAAGAGCGGCTCCACCATCACGCGCTGCTTGGCAATAGCGAACTAAGTCCGGAGATTGGCCACTCTGACTCAGTGCGATTACTAATACGTTCTTAAAGCGGAGTTCGGCACCATAAATGGAAACCACTGATGGAGAGGCCAGACCACACGGAATGCCAATCTTTGTTTCGATCAAGTACTTCAAATACAGGGCCGCGTTATCCGAAGTGCCTCGAGCGACGAGGATAACGGAATCAAAAGTAGAAAGAGGCAATTGATTAATCTGTCCAGCCATCTCATCTGCGCTTGCTTTGATTCGCCGGAAAACTGAAGGAATCTCTTCAATCTCCGAGCGCATTATCATTCCTAATTCATCACCCATACGACCATCCTACAACAACTAAAGGTACTCAACCTTTAACAGCACCTGCAGCCAAACCAGCGGTGACTTGGCGTTGGAAAATAAGAGCCACAACGACAGGAGGGATTGCGGCTAAAACACCACCAGCTGCTACCAAACCGAAATCTGTTGAATATTTTCCACTAAATTCTGCAACTGCTATCGGGATTGTCTTAGATGCAGAGGTAGAAGTAAAAATGAGGGCATACAAGAATTCGTCCCAGCAGAGCAATACCGCAAAGAGAACTGCCGAGAACAATCCTGGGCGCATAAGAGGTAGAAGGATTGAACGCAAAGTCATCATTTTACTCGCACCATCAATGGTGGCAGCTTCATCAAGTTCCATTGGAATTGAATTAAGGAAACTCGTTAAGGTCCACATAACAAAAGGAGTAATAAAACTCGAGTAGACAATGATTAGTCCAATTTTTGAATCTAGCAAGTGAAGGCGAGCGAGAATTAAGTAGAGAGGGATAATAATTGCAATTGGTGGCATCATATAACTGGTTAGAAATACAAGTAATAGTGGTCGCTTGAATTGGAAACGTAAGCGTGACAGCGCATACGCTCCATAGACGCTAACAACTGTGCAAACCAACGCTGTTCCTGCGGCGATAATGAGAGAGTTCGCCATCGCAATTCGAAACCCTCCTGCTGGAGAATTAAGAGCGCCGGTTGCAATGTCGACCCAGCGTGAGAAATCAAAACGAGATGGCCACCAACGCAGTGGCCTATCCAGCAGATTCGATGAAGGAGTCAGCGATGCTAGAACCAACCAAATAAACGGTGTTAAAAATAGGAGACTGAAAAAGTAAGCAACTGCGTGAATCCACCATGCGGCATATTTCTTTGGCGAAGAATCAACAGATTTCATCAGATCTACTTGCCTCCCTTATCAAAACCAACATTCACTAAACGCATGTAAAAAAGCGCTAATGAGAACGTGACGACAACAATAAGGAGTGCCAAACTTGAGCCATATCCGAAGTTCTGGTTGGAAAATGCCATCTGATATGAATACAACGCTAATGAGGTTGTTCCACCGGCCGGTCCACCACGGGTCATAATGTAGACAATGTCAAAGACCTTAAAGGCCTCGATAGTGCGTAGGACCATTGCGACTATCAGCACTGGCTTCAATAGCGGCAACATAATTGAAAAGAAAGTACGAAGCGCATTTGCCCCATCAACTTTTGCAGCTTCTAAAACATCGCCAGGAATAGTTGTCAGTCCAGCCATAACAAAGAATGCAATAATCGATGAGTTCTTCCATACATCAGCAAAGATCACCATATGCAGGGCAACATTTGGAGTTCCAAGCCAGGGCTTATAACTCTCAATGACTCCGAGTTGAGTCAAAAGCGCATTCAAGGGGCCATAATCAGCATTAAATATGTATCGCCACATCGTTGCGTTTACCACAGTAGGTAACGCCCAAGGTAAAAGAACTGCCGCTCGCAATAACCAGCGCCCACGAATCTTTTGAGACATGAGCAAACCCAAAATTAGACCTAACGACATTTCCAATGCAGTCGATAAGACTGTGAAGTAGACAGTTCTACGAAAAGAATCCAGCAAACTTGAATCAGTAAGAGCATTGTGAAAGTTTTTAAATCCAACAAAAGGAGTGGCAGTTCCTGGCATCGGAGAGAGCATCTGATGAAATGAGAGCCACACAGTTCGAAGAATCGGCCAAGTGACCAACCCAAATACAACGATCGCGGCTGGCAACAGCAAAACTGTTGCCAGACCACGGTCGCTGGTGGTGCTCGAACGCTTTTTCAATTGAAGCAACTATTAGCCAGCCAAGAGTTTGTTAACTTCAGCCTCGGCAT
This genomic window contains:
- a CDS encoding carbohydrate ABC transporter permease; the encoded protein is MKSVDSSPKKYAAWWIHAVAYFFSLLFLTPFIWLVLASLTPSSNLLDRPLRWWPSRFDFSRWVDIATGALNSPAGGFRIAMANSLIIAAGTALVCTVVSVYGAYALSRLRFQFKRPLLLVFLTSYMMPPIAIIIPLYLILARLHLLDSKIGLIIVYSSFITPFVMWTLTSFLNSIPMELDEAATIDGASKMMTLRSILLPLMRPGLFSAVLFAVLLCWDEFLYALIFTSTSASKTIPIAVAEFSGKYSTDFGLVAAGGVLAAIPPVVVALIFQRQVTAGLAAGAVKG
- a CDS encoding amidohydrolase family protein, coding for MIQTVPAFIDLQVNGHGGVDLLTAQSAEDIRKVSRSLFSQGVGAYLPTLITGPLIRTVEVMKLIEEVRRSPQDDEAEVIGIHLEGPFLSPEKPGAHPTNFLAQPTQELLGKYLSAGTVTMVTLAPEIPGALDAIRFLSQMGVIVSLGHSNATTQEAHAGFDAGATTVTHIWNAMSKDQTPGVGLAGVALEREEIAIQLIVDGVHLTDELVRYTVENAPDRFIVTNDAVSPAGLGEGTFPFGTFMVTVRDGRAVRSDGVLAGGVGSLKESFQRLLALGVPFDSVLASMTTRPAALVGRGDLGVLSLGGKVTVV
- a CDS encoding sugar ABC transporter permease, which codes for MKKRSSTTSDRGLATVLLLPAAIVVFGLVTWPILRTVWLSFHQMLSPMPGTATPFVGFKNFHNALTDSSLLDSFRRTVYFTVLSTALEMSLGLILGLLMSQKIRGRWLLRAAVLLPWALPTVVNATMWRYIFNADYGPLNALLTQLGVIESYKPWLGTPNVALHMVIFADVWKNSSIIAFFVMAGLTTIPGDVLEAAKVDGANALRTFFSIMLPLLKPVLIVAMVLRTIEAFKVFDIVYIMTRGGPAGGTTSLALYSYQMAFSNQNFGYGSSLALLIVVVTFSLALFYMRLVNVGFDKGGK
- the rpsM gene encoding 30S ribosomal protein S13 gives rise to the protein MARLVGVDLPREKRVEIALTYIFGMGLTRSQKTLAATGISPDVRVKDLQEPELAKLREFIEANFKIEGDLRREIAGDIRRKVEIQSYQGIRHRKGLPVRGQRTHTNARTRKGPRKAIAGKKKVTK
- a CDS encoding SIS domain-containing protein, translating into MGDELGMIMRSEIEEIPSVFRRIKASADEMAGQINQLPLSTFDSVILVARGTSDNAALYLKYLIETKIGIPCGLASPSVVSIYGAELRFKNVLVIALSQSGQSPDLVRYCQAARDGGAALLAMTNDKESPLALISHCHLYLHAGPEKAVAATKSYSAELLVARTFVSVWSGEKVDFDALIEETEKALEQAPTIENIASHFDYDSGVTTMGRGYSYANAHECALKIQETVKIPVASFSSADYLHGPISSLHSGSRVIFLAPMGIAENAMSVTVQRIREITNHIYWIGAGFPRIANETFLGGASKLSEMDAVIADSVLLQLFALFLAVSAGKNPDAPVGLLKVTKTV
- the rpsK gene encoding 30S ribosomal protein S11 is translated as MAAPKAKAGAAKGAKGKVKLRKKEKKNIAVGHAHIKSTFNNTIISITDTTGAVISWASSGQVGYKGSRKSTPFAAQLAAEAAARRAQEHGLKKVDVFVKGPGSGRETAIRSLQAAGLEVGAISDVTPAPHNGCRPPKPRRV
- the rpmJ gene encoding 50S ribosomal protein L36 codes for the protein MKVKPSVKKICDKCKVIRRKGRVMVICDNLRHKQRQG
- the infA gene encoding translation initiation factor IF-1 — encoded protein: MAKKDGAIEIEGTVAEALPNAMFRVELTNGHRILAHISGKMRKNYIRILPADRVIVELSPYDLTRGRIVYRYK